In Anaerolineales bacterium, the following proteins share a genomic window:
- a CDS encoding GNAT family N-acetyltransferase, with translation MITIGFLADHPDTIPTLAKWFRSQWSDYYADWSQEEMENGFLEDATRDRLPCRLVAFESDELAGTIVLRENGNKDLQEFQPELGGLFVVESHRRHGVGAELVRAGMKLALDQGYETVYAITATAAGILERLGWEYIKTVVLQDGQVALYRWKL, from the coding sequence ATGATCACGATTGGGTTCCTCGCCGACCATCCCGATACCATACCCACCTTGGCAAAATGGTTTCGCTCGCAATGGTCCGATTATTATGCCGACTGGTCGCAGGAGGAGATGGAGAATGGATTTCTTGAAGACGCTACTCGCGATCGTCTCCCCTGTCGCCTCGTTGCGTTCGAGTCCGATGAGTTGGCTGGCACGATTGTCCTGCGCGAGAACGGAAACAAGGATTTGCAGGAGTTCCAGCCTGAATTAGGCGGCTTGTTTGTCGTCGAGTCCCATCGAAGACATGGAGTCGGCGCTGAGTTGGTTCGAGCAGGAATGAAATTGGCTCTCGATCAAGGGTATGAGACAGTCTATGCAATAACCGCTACGGCGGCAGGGATTCTGGAACGTTTAGGTTGGGAGTATATAAAAACAGTCGTTCTTCAAGATGGGCAAGTCGCATTGTATCGCTGGAAACTATAA
- a CDS encoding glycosyltransferase family 1 protein, translating into MPRDIVVNGRFLSRRVTGVERYAHEITKILKSRCRIETTRFNGVAGHAWEQLILPTQLSRDSILWSPANSGPLIVRNQALTIHDLSPLEHPEWFVGTYSAWYRLFLPMLARRVRVIFVPSNYVKEKVTARFGVKNVVVAPNGVDTNFFHPAARRNSIDFPKKYILFAGSIQPRKNLEGLMRAWHEVKDEFNDTWLVVAGAAGGVFRSVKVSNDERVRFLGYVPDESLPALYANAELFVLPSFDEGFGLPALEAMACGTPVIVSNGGALPEVAGDAGFIFDLSTPDTLAQGLRECLSDKKLRATLIEKGLARAKQFSWQASAELIWKTLNEI; encoded by the coding sequence ATGCCGCGTGACATCGTCGTGAATGGACGGTTTCTTTCGCGGCGCGTCACTGGCGTGGAGCGATACGCGCATGAGATCACGAAGATTCTGAAGAGTCGTTGTCGAATCGAAACGACGCGGTTCAACGGAGTCGCAGGTCACGCGTGGGAGCAGTTGATTCTGCCGACGCAGTTGAGTCGAGATTCGATTCTGTGGTCGCCTGCCAATTCGGGACCGCTCATCGTTCGCAATCAGGCATTGACGATTCACGATCTCAGCCCACTTGAACATCCCGAATGGTTTGTTGGAACTTATTCGGCTTGGTATCGTTTGTTCCTGCCGATGTTGGCGCGGCGAGTGCGTGTGATCTTTGTCCCATCGAATTATGTGAAAGAAAAAGTGACGGCGCGCTTCGGCGTGAAGAACGTCGTCGTTGCGCCCAACGGCGTGGATACAAATTTTTTTCATCCAGCCGCGCGTAGAAATTCGATTGACTTTCCCAAAAAATATATTTTGTTCGCCGGCTCGATCCAGCCGCGCAAGAACCTTGAAGGGTTGATGCGCGCATGGCATGAAGTCAAGGATGAGTTCAACGACACGTGGCTGGTCGTCGCGGGCGCGGCGGGAGGCGTCTTTCGTTCCGTAAAAGTTTCAAACGATGAACGAGTCCGTTTTTTGGGTTACGTTCCCGACGAGAGTCTGCCCGCCTTGTATGCTAACGCGGAGTTGTTCGTCCTGCCCTCGTTCGATGAAGGCTTCGGCTTGCCCGCGCTCGAAGCGATGGCATGCGGGACGCCAGTCATCGTTTCCAACGGCGGCGCGCTGCCTGAGGTCGCGGGCGACGCGGGGTTCATCTTCGATTTATCCACGCCTGATACCCTCGCGCAAGGATTACGAGAATGTTTGAGCGACAAAAAACTCCGCGCCACGCTCATCGAAAAAGGATTGGCGCGCGCAAAACAATTTTCATGGCAAGCTTCGGCAGAGTTGATCTGGAAAACGTTGAATGAAATCTGA
- a CDS encoding O-antigen ligase family protein yields the protein MKIDSSSPRSTSHWTTRLARLAFFTTLALAPVRLRAVLQSRPVETLYSDYTDFLLFIPDVAMLITLIAWGFSRRRDSSPFRLGPALIWIPLAGLTASSLISAVSSVDASLSLYHALRLCLLFLFYLYIVNARISLFAVSVAAALQGLLQAAVAIPQSILQRSVGLHSLGEYLLDPAWSGVSVISDGTTRFLRAYGLSDHPNILGGCLAFSMIVLLTLYLRSERKNSLILGFAFLLLSLALVMTFSRSAWLAFLAGAGFIVLFDAKTRGWASVKSALPLFACALLVTLPFVVTNANYFGARFNAGNSFEAVRTERGAVKERIFLIEAANHVFSKHALTGVGMSASPLALKNEIPQLPETFNYQPPHFTLLTVALETGMFGAIFYFLLLILPWIAFSRRADLRANSQTIGAMGLLLAITIVGFFDYYTWFSTPGRLWQWLGWGLFAVAAESPHALALSGGRSPQTKRGVESLSRAERSGSGDEAGRGQGEGK from the coding sequence ATGAAAATCGATTCGTCCTCCCCGCGTTCCACCTCCCATTGGACAACACGACTTGCGCGGCTTGCGTTTTTCACAACGTTGGCGCTCGCGCCAGTTCGCTTGCGCGCAGTCTTGCAGTCACGTCCCGTCGAAACGCTCTACAGCGATTACACCGACTTTCTGCTTTTCATCCCCGATGTTGCAATGCTCATCACGCTCATCGCCTGGGGATTTTCGCGGCGGCGGGATTCTTCTCCCTTTCGGCTTGGACCCGCGCTCATCTGGATTCCGCTAGCGGGATTAACCGCTTCTTCCCTGATTTCGGCTGTCTCAAGCGTGGACGCCTCGCTCTCCCTTTATCACGCGCTTCGGTTATGCCTGCTGTTTTTGTTTTATCTCTACATCGTGAACGCGCGGATTTCATTGTTCGCCGTAAGCGTCGCGGCGGCGTTGCAAGGACTGTTGCAAGCGGCGGTAGCGATTCCACAATCCATCCTTCAACGCTCGGTGGGATTACACTCCTTGGGCGAATATTTGCTCGATCCCGCTTGGTCAGGCGTGAGTGTCATTTCAGACGGAACAACCCGCTTCTTACGCGCCTACGGACTTTCGGATCATCCCAACATTTTGGGCGGATGCCTCGCCTTCAGCATGATCGTCCTTTTGACTTTGTATCTGCGAAGCGAGCGGAAAAATTCTCTAATTCTCGGATTTGCTTTCCTTCTCTTGAGTCTCGCGTTAGTCATGACCTTCTCGCGTTCCGCATGGCTGGCATTTCTAGCAGGCGCGGGCTTCATCGTCCTCTTTGATGCGAAGACGCGGGGCTGGGCGTCGGTCAAATCGGCGCTTCCGCTTTTCGCCTGCGCGTTGTTAGTAACTCTGCCGTTTGTCGTTACTAATGCCAATTACTTTGGCGCGCGCTTCAACGCGGGGAATTCGTTCGAAGCGGTCCGCACCGAGCGTGGAGCAGTGAAAGAACGGATATTCCTCATCGAAGCCGCCAACCATGTCTTTTCAAAACATGCGTTGACCGGGGTGGGCATGTCTGCGTCGCCGCTTGCTCTGAAAAATGAAATTCCTCAACTTCCCGAAACATTCAATTACCAACCGCCTCATTTCACGCTTCTAACCGTCGCCCTCGAGACTGGCATGTTCGGCGCGATCTTTTATTTCCTGTTGCTAATTCTTCCGTGGATCGCCTTCTCCCGCCGAGCAGACCTGCGCGCAAACTCGCAAACGATCGGTGCGATGGGACTCTTGCTCGCAATCACCATCGTTGGCTTCTTCGACTATTACACTTGGTTCTCCACTCCAGGCAGGCTATGGCAGTGGCTCGGCTGGGGTTTGTTTGCAGTTGCCGCAGAATCCCCTCACGCGCTCGCGCTGAGCGGAGGACGAAGTCCGCAGACGAAGCGGGGTGTGGAATCCCTCTCTCGCGCTGAGCGGAGCGGTAGCGGAGACGAAGCGGGGAGAGGGCAGGGTGAGGGAAAATGA
- a CDS encoding CaiB/BaiF CoA-transferase family protein — translation MQPLQNIRILDITRALAGPYCTMMLGDLGADVIKIERPGVGDETRGWGPPFVGAPYGKYPGESAYFLAANRNKRSVTVNIQSKEGQEIIRKLAGVSDVLVENYRTGDLDKLGLGYEQLHALHPKLIYCSVSGYGRTGPYADRPGYDAIIQGEGGMMSFTGPVDGPPSRAGIPIIDITSGMFAATAILAALRARDLSGEGQLVDISLFDSHVALLTNVASNYLVGGEPPRRYGNAHPNLVPYDSFRARDGWFIVGVANDKQWGLLCDLIQQPEWKTDARYASNKDRVANRVELVAELNRIFSERAVDDWLADLAKTGLPCGRINSVPDVFAHPQAQARNLTLETEHASAGTVRVPGFPYKFSATPAEIQKPPPMLGQHTEEVLTELLGYSKEEVDSFKSNGAI, via the coding sequence ATGCAACCTCTCCAAAACATTCGCATCCTCGATATCACCCGCGCGCTGGCGGGACCGTACTGCACAATGATGCTCGGCGACCTCGGCGCGGACGTGATCAAAATCGAACGTCCCGGCGTGGGCGATGAAACGCGCGGCTGGGGACCTCCGTTCGTGGGCGCGCCCTACGGGAAATATCCCGGCGAGTCGGCATACTTCCTAGCGGCAAACAGAAATAAACGGAGCGTGACCGTCAACATCCAAAGCAAAGAGGGACAGGAGATCATCCGCAAACTCGCGGGCGTGAGCGATGTGCTTGTCGAAAATTATCGCACGGGCGATCTCGATAAACTCGGCTTGGGCTACGAACAACTGCACGCGTTGCACCCGAAGTTGATCTACTGCTCGGTGAGCGGATACGGCCGCACGGGTCCGTACGCAGACCGCCCCGGGTACGACGCGATCATCCAAGGCGAGGGCGGCATGATGAGTTTCACGGGTCCCGTGGATGGACCTCCGTCGCGCGCGGGCATCCCGATCATTGACATCACTTCGGGCATGTTTGCCGCCACAGCGATCCTCGCCGCGTTGCGCGCGCGTGATCTCAGCGGCGAAGGTCAACTCGTGGATATTTCGTTGTTCGATTCACACGTGGCGTTGTTGACGAACGTGGCGTCGAATTATCTCGTCGGTGGCGAGCCGCCGCGCCGCTACGGCAACGCGCACCCGAACCTCGTGCCGTACGATTCGTTCCGCGCCCGCGATGGCTGGTTCATCGTCGGCGTCGCCAACGACAAACAGTGGGGCTTGTTGTGCGATCTGATTCAACAACCCGAATGGAAAACCGACGCGCGTTACGCGTCGAACAAAGACCGCGTCGCCAACCGCGTCGAATTGGTTGCCGAACTCAATCGGATTTTTTCCGAGCGCGCTGTGGACGACTGGCTGGCGGACTTGGCGAAAACGGGTCTCCCCTGCGGACGCATCAACTCAGTCCCCGACGTGTTCGCGCATCCGCAAGCCCAAGCCCGCAACTTGACTCTCGAAACCGAACACGCCTCAGCCGGGACCGTGCGCGTGCCCGGCTTCCCGTATAAATTTTCCGCCACCCCAGCGGAGATCCAAAAGCCGCCGCCGATGCTGGGTCAGCATACGGAGGAGGTGTTGACGGAGTTGTTGGGGTATTCAAAAGAGGAGGTGGATTCGTTTAAGAGCAATGGAGCGATTTAG
- the asd gene encoding aspartate-semialdehyde dehydrogenase → MPRIPVAVLGATGSVGQRFVSLLEGHPWFKVVALAASDKSVGQKYSQATRWILNEPMPDYAKDMVVVPATVEAAQARIVFSALHSEIAKELEPQFAKAGMAVCSNASSFRQAEDVPLLLPEVNADHIQLVKTQRTNRSWSGCIITNPNCTSTGLTVALKVLDDAFGVKKVFAVSLQALSGAGYPGAPSLDILDNVIPNINGEEEKVELEPRKMLGKLSLSPPQAHIEFADIKFSAHTNRVAVLDGHTVCASVEFASPPSDTSTRLSASPQTVSQTLSAYQAPAGADELPSSPRPVIHVREEADRPQPRLDRLTGKGMSTVVGRVREDPLFHIKFVVLSHNTIRGAAGGSIYNAELLVNEGLL, encoded by the coding sequence ATGCCTCGAATTCCCGTAGCAGTGTTGGGCGCGACAGGGTCGGTTGGTCAGAGATTCGTTTCGCTGTTGGAAGGTCATCCGTGGTTCAAGGTGGTTGCGCTTGCCGCGTCGGATAAATCGGTCGGTCAAAAATATTCGCAAGCCACGCGTTGGATATTGAACGAGCCGATGCCTGACTATGCAAAAGATATGGTCGTTGTGCCTGCAACGGTCGAGGCGGCGCAGGCGAGAATCGTTTTTTCGGCATTGCACAGCGAAATCGCCAAAGAACTCGAACCGCAATTTGCAAAAGCGGGCATGGCGGTCTGTTCAAACGCGTCGTCGTTTCGGCAGGCGGAGGATGTGCCGTTACTGCTTCCCGAAGTAAACGCCGATCACATCCAGCTCGTCAAAACGCAGAGAACCAACAGGAGTTGGAGCGGTTGCATCATCACCAATCCAAATTGCACCAGCACCGGGTTAACGGTCGCGCTCAAAGTGCTGGACGATGCCTTCGGCGTGAAAAAAGTTTTCGCCGTTTCGCTTCAAGCGCTTTCAGGCGCGGGGTATCCGGGAGCGCCGTCGTTGGATATTCTCGACAATGTGATTCCCAATATCAACGGCGAGGAAGAGAAGGTCGAATTGGAACCGCGCAAGATGCTTGGGAAACTTTCGCTATCGCCGCCTCAAGCGCACATAGAATTTGCGGATATAAAATTTTCGGCGCACACAAACCGGGTGGCAGTGTTGGATGGGCACACCGTCTGCGCCAGCGTGGAATTCGCATCGCCTCCATCCGACACTTCGACGCGGCTCAGTGCAAGCCCTCAAACTGTTTCGCAAACCCTCAGCGCCTACCAAGCCCCAGCCGGGGCAGACGAGTTGCCGTCCAGTCCGCGACCAGTTATCCACGTCAGAGAAGAAGCGGATCGTCCTCAGCCGCGCTTGGATCGGTTAACCGGTAAAGGCATGTCAACCGTTGTCGGTCGAGTGAGGGAAGATCCGCTTTTTCATATCAAGTTTGTTGTTTTATCGCACAACACGATTCGCGGCGCGGCGGGCGGTTCGATCTATAATGCGGAGTTGTTGGTGAATGAAGGGTTGTTGTAG
- a CDS encoding glycosyltransferase family 2 protein yields MSALDFLFIPVTVIYFLVVTTLFIYGLNFLYLSYHAWKRRDALTSEPLPLKTESLPFVTVQLPIYNELYVAERLIEAAAALDYPPSRFEIQVLDDSTDETVSLVARSVDRIRARGIQIHHLHRTDRQGFKAGALAHGLQTARGEFIAVFDADFVPRPDFLKRLLPYFDADDIAFVQARWGHLNGGYSLLTFLQSLSLDAHFAVEQLARSQLGLWFNFNGTAGIWRKSAIVDSGGWKAETLTEDLDLSYRAYLRGWRARYAGEVEAPSELPVSFTAFRRQQHRWAHGGFDCAVRYIPQIWKSDATLARKIQASLHLTGYLIHLLLFACVFLYPLVVAISERYPGLISLFGIAVVFNFTALAPIALVAVAQNSLRKRWFALLPYMVALAALGAGLMLNTLRAAWQVWAGRRGAFERTPKYGITARAQKWESRRYYVKVDWLVLFEIVLALFNLGTVWLAWQNSNWLIALYAGIFAAGLFFNSGLTILQAIQRRFPRGLTVDSP; encoded by the coding sequence ATGAGCGCTCTCGACTTCCTCTTCATCCCCGTCACCGTAATTTACTTCCTCGTCGTCACGACGCTATTCATCTACGGCTTGAACTTTTTATACCTGTCCTATCACGCGTGGAAGCGGCGCGACGCGCTGACGTCCGAACCATTGCCTCTCAAAACCGAATCGCTGCCGTTCGTCACGGTTCAACTGCCGATCTACAACGAGTTATACGTTGCCGAGCGGTTGATCGAAGCCGCCGCGGCGCTCGACTATCCGCCCAGCCGATTCGAAATCCAAGTGTTGGACGATTCCACAGACGAGACAGTTTCACTCGTCGCGCGAAGCGTGGATCGTATCCGAGCGCGAGGAATCCAAATCCATCATCTGCATCGCACGGATCGTCAGGGATTCAAAGCGGGCGCGTTGGCTCACGGTTTGCAAACTGCGCGAGGCGAGTTCATCGCCGTCTTCGACGCGGACTTTGTGCCGCGTCCCGATTTTCTAAAAAGGTTGTTGCCGTATTTCGACGCGGATGATATCGCCTTTGTGCAAGCGCGTTGGGGACATTTGAACGGCGGTTATTCATTGCTCACGTTTTTACAATCGCTTTCGCTCGACGCGCATTTTGCTGTGGAGCAACTCGCGCGTTCGCAGTTGGGCTTGTGGTTTAACTTCAACGGCACGGCGGGCATATGGCGCAAATCGGCGATCGTTGATTCGGGCGGATGGAAAGCCGAGACGCTCACCGAAGACCTCGACCTTTCGTATCGCGCGTACTTGCGCGGTTGGCGCGCGCGCTACGCGGGCGAAGTGGAAGCGCCGTCGGAATTGCCTGTCAGTTTTACCGCGTTCCGCCGCCAGCAACATCGTTGGGCGCACGGCGGATTCGATTGCGCGGTCCGTTATATTCCGCAGATCTGGAAATCCGACGCAACCCTCGCGCGCAAGATTCAAGCGAGCCTGCATCTCACAGGTTATCTGATTCATTTATTATTGTTCGCGTGCGTATTTTTATATCCGCTCGTGGTCGCCATCTCCGAACGCTATCCGGGCTTGATCAGTTTATTCGGCATCGCAGTTGTCTTCAACTTCACCGCGCTCGCGCCGATCGCATTGGTGGCGGTCGCGCAAAACTCGTTACGCAAACGCTGGTTCGCATTGTTGCCATACATGGTCGCGCTTGCCGCGCTCGGCGCGGGTCTCATGCTCAACACGTTGCGCGCCGCGTGGCAAGTGTGGGCGGGTCGTCGCGGCGCCTTCGAGCGCACGCCGAAGTACGGCATCACCGCCCGCGCACAAAAATGGGAATCGAGGCGTTACTACGTCAAAGTGGATTGGCTCGTCCTCTTCGAAATTGTCCTCGCGTTGTTCAATCTCGGCACGGTCTGGCTTGCGTGGCAAAATTCCAATTGGCTGATCGCGCTGTACGCGGGAATCTTCGCGGCGGGACTCTTCTTCAACTCTGGCTTGACGATTCTTCAGGCGATTCAAAGACGCTTCCCGCGCGGACTTACGGTTGATTCACCCTAG
- a CDS encoding aspartate kinase — protein sequence MQQKTLVMKFGGTSVGSADALARAVEIIREAKRDWGRIVVVTSAMAGVTNLLLDSAASNAGTAHTSPLQDAAHKLREKHFSAAEALIKDNAALEETKREINSLIQVFVNLCEAIQILGEASPRALDAVASLGERMSLRLLTAVINEAGIKAKGVEATEFIVTNSNFQNAHPDFSVTKEKTQGLLNPILEAGFIAVTTGFIGANAEGVVTTLGRGGSDYSAAIIGSVLPADEVWIWTDVDGVMTTDPKIVASAKTLAEISYSEIAELAYYGAKVLHPKTIRPIVEAGIGLRICNTFNPAHQGTRLTAKGTKNGQVVKAVTAIQKQRLVTIEGRGMLGVPGVAARAFGAVASTKTSVPLITQASSEQSICFAVPSETAPSVLSALEDTFEHEIEDKDIDKVWSTDDVSIVTVVGAGMRRTPGIAGKVFGQLGNHGVNVLAIAQGSSEVSISLVVEAPDTEQAVKALHELIVESG from the coding sequence ATGCAACAAAAAACATTGGTGATGAAATTCGGCGGGACGTCGGTCGGGTCGGCGGATGCGCTGGCGCGCGCAGTTGAAATCATCCGCGAGGCGAAACGCGACTGGGGTCGCATCGTGGTTGTAACTTCTGCCATGGCAGGCGTGACGAATCTGTTATTGGATTCCGCCGCTTCAAACGCAGGGACGGCACATACGTCGCCCCTACAGGATGCGGCACATAAATTACGTGAAAAACATTTCTCAGCGGCGGAGGCGTTGATAAAAGACAACGCGGCGCTCGAAGAAACGAAACGAGAAATCAATTCGTTGATTCAGGTCTTTGTCAATTTGTGCGAGGCGATTCAAATCCTCGGCGAGGCAAGCCCGCGCGCGCTGGACGCGGTCGCTTCGCTGGGCGAACGGATGAGTTTGAGGCTGTTGACGGCAGTAATCAACGAAGCGGGCATCAAAGCCAAAGGAGTCGAGGCGACCGAATTTATCGTCACCAATTCGAATTTCCAAAACGCACACCCCGATTTTTCCGTCACCAAAGAAAAAACACAAGGATTGCTCAATCCAATTTTGGAGGCAGGCTTCATTGCCGTCACAACTGGCTTCATTGGGGCGAATGCCGAAGGTGTGGTCACAACTTTAGGTCGGGGAGGAAGCGATTATTCCGCCGCGATCATCGGCTCCGTCCTCCCCGCCGACGAGGTCTGGATCTGGACGGACGTGGACGGAGTCATGACCACCGACCCGAAAATTGTGGCGTCTGCCAAAACGTTAGCCGAGATCAGTTACAGCGAAATTGCTGAACTCGCCTACTACGGCGCGAAAGTGTTGCATCCCAAAACGATCCGACCCATCGTCGAAGCGGGCATCGGCTTGAGGATTTGCAACACGTTCAACCCCGCGCATCAAGGCACGCGGCTGACCGCGAAGGGAACAAAGAACGGGCAGGTGGTCAAAGCGGTGACGGCAATTCAAAAACAAAGGTTGGTGACGATCGAGGGACGCGGCATGTTGGGCGTGCCGGGCGTAGCGGCGCGCGCTTTCGGCGCGGTGGCGTCTACAAAGACGAGCGTGCCGTTGATCACGCAGGCATCGTCCGAACAATCCATTTGTTTCGCCGTGCCGTCCGAAACAGCGCCGTCCGTTTTGAGCGCGCTCGAAGACACGTTCGAGCATGAGATCGAAGATAAGGATATTGATAAAGTCTGGTCAACGGACGATGTTTCAATCGTGACCGTGGTCGGCGCGGGGATGCGTCGCACGCCGGGCATTGCGGGGAAGGTGTTCGGTCAATTGGGCAACCACGGTGTGAACGTGCTGGCAATCGCGCAAGGTTCGTCGGAGGTTTCGATCAGTTTGGTGGTGGAAGCGCCAGATACAGAGCAAGCCGTGAAGGCGTTGCATGAGTTGATCGTGGAAAGTGGATAG
- a CDS encoding glycosyltransferase produces the protein MKSDARIAFVLDTLPSIGGGEKVLFAALEAYPHADIFTLIYNKKIFAHSPIAKRIVNTSWLDALPFAHTRHRYLLPLMPAAIEQINLHGYDAIVSFNYAVANGAKNHNGARHVSYTHTPMRYAWTDARLTTNPLFGWMMRLFRSWDKRAASRVHAFATNSETVSHRIRRAYGRDARVIHPPVETDRFRPSAKREDYFITVTRLVPHKKIDLLVQTFNQLNLPLVIVGDGPELPRLRRMANSNIKLLGFQSDEAVAELLGKARAFVCAAEEDFGIAIVEAQAAGCPVIAYGAGGARETVIENETGIFFDEQSMESLSEAVQQFEKGSDSFSTDRIAQNAQRFNKPRFIREFKEFVERVGATHQH, from the coding sequence ATGAAATCTGACGCCCGCATCGCTTTCGTGCTCGATACATTGCCGTCCATCGGCGGCGGGGAAAAAGTGTTGTTCGCCGCGCTGGAGGCGTATCCGCACGCGGATATTTTCACGTTGATCTACAACAAAAAAATCTTTGCTCACTCGCCGATAGCAAAACGAATCGTCAACACATCGTGGCTCGACGCGCTTCCGTTCGCGCACACGCGCCATCGTTATCTGCTTCCGCTCATGCCAGCCGCCATCGAACAAATCAATTTGCACGGCTACGATGCGATCGTCTCATTCAATTACGCGGTGGCGAACGGCGCAAAGAATCACAACGGCGCGCGTCACGTCTCGTACACGCACACGCCCATGCGCTACGCATGGACGGACGCGCGCTTGACGACGAATCCGCTCTTCGGCTGGATGATGCGACTCTTCCGCTCCTGGGATAAAAGAGCCGCTTCGCGCGTCCATGCATTTGCCACAAACTCGGAGACCGTTTCTCACCGCATCCGCCGCGCCTACGGGCGTGACGCTCGCGTTATCCACCCGCCCGTCGAAACAGATCGGTTTCGTCCGTCCGCGAAACGTGAAGATTATTTCATCACGGTCACGCGGCTCGTCCCGCACAAAAAAATTGACTTGCTCGTACAAACCTTCAATCAATTAAACCTGCCGCTCGTCATCGTCGGCGATGGACCCGAACTGCCGCGCTTGAGAAGGATGGCAAATTCAAATATCAAACTGCTCGGGTTTCAGTCCGATGAAGCAGTCGCTGAATTATTGGGCAAGGCGCGCGCCTTCGTCTGCGCGGCGGAGGAGGATTTCGGCATCGCCATCGTCGAAGCGCAGGCGGCGGGATGTCCCGTCATTGCGTACGGCGCGGGCGGCGCGCGCGAAACCGTGATCGAAAATGAAACGGGTATCTTTTTTGATGAACAATCAATGGAGAGTTTGAGCGAAGCCGTTCAGCAATTTGAAAAAGGCTCGGACAGTTTTTCAACCGATCGTATTGCCCAAAACGCGCAACGGTTCAATAAGCCGCGCTTTATTCGAGAATTCAAAGAGTTTGTGGAACGAGTAGGGGCGACCCATCAGCATTGA
- a CDS encoding FAD-dependent oxidoreductase codes for MNADIVICGAGIAGVSAAYHLAVKHDLKSIVIVDLLPPLTLTSDKSTECYRNWWPGPGDAMVRLMNRSIDLMEELHNEAPARLPMNRNGYIYATANSDNVKTMLASAEEISRLGAGELRIHRNASTDLEYVPVTGHGLADAPTGADLFLDQSLIRKNFPHLTERTVALLHARRCGWFAAQQFGMYMLEQAMARGVKLVKGKVEGVEVEGNRIKSVKVTGNGGDEVISTRNFVIAAGPLQKQVGQLIGVELPIVCEPHLKVMLNDPHHAFPRKMGLFIWNDPVKLMWTEEESAALAEEEETRWLANELPAGLHGRPEGEGDMILLQWVYHNSEVGEPVFPVALDPQLPEVALRGMATVIPALAKYLNQIPKPFMDGGYYARTPENRPLIGPLPVEGAYINGGFGGFGMMVSCGASDLLAKHIAGTELPSYAPAFLLSRYDDPQYQELLKQWGASGQL; via the coding sequence ATGAATGCTGACATTGTCATCTGCGGCGCGGGGATTGCGGGGGTCTCCGCCGCGTATCACCTCGCGGTAAAACACGATCTGAAAAGCATCGTCATCGTTGACCTGCTCCCTCCGCTCACGCTGACCAGCGACAAATCCACCGAGTGTTATCGCAACTGGTGGCCCGGTCCCGGCGACGCGATGGTGCGGCTGATGAACCGAAGTATTGACCTCATGGAGGAGTTACACAACGAAGCCCCTGCGCGCCTGCCGATGAATCGCAATGGTTACATCTACGCCACCGCGAACTCGGACAATGTCAAAACGATGCTCGCCAGCGCGGAAGAAATCTCACGCCTCGGCGCGGGCGAGTTGCGGATTCATCGAAACGCTTCAACCGACCTTGAATATGTTCCCGTGACTGGGCATGGGCTCGCCGACGCGCCAACTGGCGCAGACTTGTTCCTCGACCAGAGTCTCATTCGTAAAAATTTCCCGCATCTCACCGAACGGACGGTTGCCCTGCTCCACGCGCGCCGTTGCGGATGGTTCGCCGCGCAACAGTTCGGCATGTACATGCTGGAGCAGGCGATGGCGCGTGGCGTAAAACTTGTGAAGGGAAAAGTGGAAGGCGTGGAAGTGGAAGGCAACCGAATCAAATCGGTGAAGGTGACTGGCAATGGCGGCGATGAAGTCATCTCCACGCGTAACTTTGTCATCGCGGCGGGACCGTTGCAAAAGCAGGTCGGGCAATTGATCGGTGTTGAACTGCCTATTGTCTGCGAGCCGCACCTCAAAGTGATGTTGAACGATCCGCATCATGCATTTCCTCGCAAGATGGGTCTGTTCATTTGGAACGATCCCGTCAAGTTGATGTGGACGGAGGAGGAAAGCGCCGCGCTTGCCGAAGAAGAGGAGACGCGCTGGTTGGCGAACGAATTACCTGCTGGTTTGCATGGACGTCCCGAAGGCGAAGGCGATATGATTCTCTTGCAGTGGGTGTATCACAATTCCGAAGTGGGCGAACCAGTTTTCCCCGTCGCGCTTGACCCGCAGTTGCCCGAAGTCGCATTGCGCGGCATGGCGACAGTCATCCCCGCGTTGGCGAAATACTTAAATCAGATTCCGAAGCCGTTCATGGATGGCGGCTATTACGCGCGCACGCCTGAGAATCGTCCGCTGATCGGACCGTTGCCTGTGGAAGGCGCGTACATCAATGGCGGGTTCGGCGGCTTTGGCATGATGGTCTCGTGTGGCGCGTCGGATTTATTGGCGAAGCACATTGCTGGCACGGAGTTGCCGAGTTATGCGCCCGCGTTTTTGTTGAGCCGTTATGACGACCCGCAATATCAAGAATTGTTGAAGCAGTGGGGCGCTTCGGGGCAATTGTAA